The following coding sequences lie in one Ostrinia nubilalis chromosome 2, ilOstNubi1.1, whole genome shotgun sequence genomic window:
- the LOC135081392 gene encoding serine/threonine-protein kinase GA29083, giving the protein MENNLSRSGSRSSSVCELEKDFSDMEIMKSRTNRRNVLLRTQPARKAKRVRFFRNGDKFYSGVIIPVLPERYRSFDSLTADLTRVLVDNVTLPSGVRTIYSLEGRKIGKLDDLEDGQSYVCSGFGEPFKRLDYEASAVTPQSFRLSGPESLSDSASPSPARANNRLSRYLQANGSSTTGNGTARVSPPAGDNVVRPRIVTIIRNGVKPRKVCRLLLNKRNSPTLEHALAAITDCIKLDTGCVRKVFTQTGSPVSALHQFFDNEDVFFAYGNERVNQEDFELEFEESKAVLQCRKTPISRNSRAGPKPRMPVKAGGAARAGSEAGSGAAGDSADADAPLLPQPLRLKYSVGKIIGDGNFAVVRICRDKTSGKEYALKVIDKAKCKGKEYYVEAEVRVMRKLCHPRIVSLIEEQDSPEWLFLVMELVSGGDLFDSIAAASKFSEPQARLLIGHLTSAIAYLHSLSIVHRDIKPENLLVEVGPDGSIRGLKLADFGLAVEVCRPLHAVCGTPTYVAPEILLETGYGLKIDVWAAGVILYILLCGFPPFSSPDGDQEKLFDAILSARLEFPAPHWERVSAGAIDLVANMLRPQPELRFAAEDVLDHAWMADDCCDDCYDFRTWYDEDSS; this is encoded by the exons ATGGAGAACAATTTGAGCCGAAGTGGAAGCCGATCGAGCTCTGTATGCGAGCTCGAAAAAGATTTTAGTGACATGGAAATTATGAAAAGTAGGACAAACAGACGTAACGTATTGCTTCGAACACAGCCAGCGCGGAAAGCGAAACGAGTCAGGTTTTTTCGAAATGGTGATAAATTTTACTCTGGAGTCATAATTCCGGTCTTGCCAGAACGATACAG gTCTTTTGATAGCTTAACAGCAGATTTGACAAGGGTATTAGTGGACAATGTTACTTTGCCTAGTGGCGTGAGGACAATATACTCTCTTGAGGGTAGAAAA ATAGGAAAACTCGATGATTTGGAAGATGGACAGTCATATGTTTGTAGTGGTTTTGGGGAGCCATTCAAACGGTTAGACTATGAAGCAAGTGCAGTGACACCACAGTCTTTCAGACTTAGTGGGCCTGAATCATTGAGTGATAGTGCAAGTCCGTCCCCGGCTAGAGCTAACAACAGGCTGTCCCGCTATTTGCAG GCAAATGGTAGTAGTACTACTGGCAACGGGACAGCGCGCGTTAGCCCCCCCGCTGGCGACAACGTGGTGCGGCCACGTATAGTTACTATTATTAGGAACGGTGTTAAACCTCGCAAG GTATGCCGGCTGTTACTAAACAAGCGCAACAGCCCTACCTTGGAGCACGCGCTCGCCGCCATCACGGACTGCATCAAGCTGGACACGGGCTGCGTTCGCAAGGTCTTCACGCAGACCGGGTCGCCGGTCTCGGCGCTACACCAGTTCTTCGATAACGAAGACGTGTTCTTTGCATATGGAAACGAAAG ggTAAACCAAGAAGACTTCGAATTGGAGTTCGAAGAAAGCAAAGCTGTGTTACAATGTAGAAAAACGCCTATTTCAAGAAATTCTAG GGCCGGGCCCAAGCCGCGTATGCCTGTGAAAGCGGGCGGCGCAGCGCGCGCGGGCAGCGAGGCGGGCTCGGGCGCCGCGGGTGACTCCGCCGACGCCGACGCGCCGCTGTTACCGCAGCCGCTAAGACTCAAATACAGCGTTGGAAAGATCATCG GTGACGGCAATTTCGCTGTTGTAAGGATATGTAGAGACAAGACTTCTGGGAAGGAATACGCTCTCAAAGTTATAGACAAAGCCAAGTGCAAAGGAAAAGAATATTACGTGGAGGCTGAG GTCAGAGTAATGCGAAAGCTATGTCACCCTCGTATCGTATCACTAATTGAGGAACAAGATAGTCCCGAATGGTTGTTCCTTGTCATGGAACTAGTTAGTG GTGGCGACTTGTTTGATAGTATCGCAGCTGCTTCCAAATTCTCAGAGCCACAAGCGCGTTTGCTAATTGGCCACCTAACATCAGCTATTGCATACCTACACTCGCTTTCTATAGTGCATCGCGACATCAAACCTGAAAACCTATTG GTGGAAGTGGGTCCAGACGGCAGCATACGCGGGCTGAAGCTGGCTGACTTCGGCCTGGCCGTCGAGGTGTGCCGGCCTCTGCATGCCGTCTGCGGCACTCCCACGTACGTGGCCCCAGAGATACTCCTCGAGACTGGATATGGACTGAAG ATCGACGTGTGGGCGGCGGGCGTGATCCTCTACATACTGCTGTGCGGTTTCCCGCCGTTCTCGTCGCCGGACGGCGATCAAGAGAAGTTATTCGACGCGATCCTGTCGGCGCGGCTGGAGTTCCCCGCGCCGCACTGGGAGCGCGTGTCGGCGGGCGCCATCGACCTCGTGGCCAACATGCTGCGGCCCCAGCCCGAGCTTCGCTTCGCTGCTGAGGACGTGCTCGATCACGCCTGGATGGcg GACGACTGTTGCGACGACTGCTACGACTTCCGCACATGGTACGACGAGGACTCGTCATAG
- the LOC135081424 gene encoding ras-related protein Rab-7a encodes MSSRKKVLLKVIILGDSGVGKTSLMNQFVNKKFSNQYKATIGADFLTKEVIVDDRIVTMQIWDTAGQERFQSLGVAFYRGADCCVLVFDVTAPNTFKSLESWRDEFLIQASPRDPENFPFVILGNKVDLENRAVSAKRAQQWCQSKNDIPYYETSAKEAVNVELAFQTIARNALAQETEAELYNDFPDHIKLNANDNGRNKDGDNCAC; translated from the coding sequence ATGTCGTCACGAAAAAAGGTTCTTTTGAAGGTAATCATCCTTGGAGATAGTGGCGTGGGTAAAACTTCGCTGATGAATCAGTTTGTCAACAAGAAATTTTCCAACCAGTACAAGGCAACAATAGGCGCAGATTTTCTCACGAAAGAGGTAATCGTCGATGATAGGATCGTCACCATGCAAATATGGGATACTGCAGGTCAGGAACGTTTTCAATCCTTGGGAGTCGCTTTCTACCGTGGGGCGGATTGTTGCGTCTTAGTGTTTGACGTAACTGCCCCCAACACGTTCAAGTCCTTGGAGAGTTGGAGAGACGAGTTCCTGATCCAGGCTTCGCCTCGTGACCCTGAGAACTTCCCTTTCGTGATATTAGGCAATAAGGTAGATCTGGAAAACCGTGCTGTTTCTGCCAAACGTGCACAACAATGGTGTCAAAGCAAAAATGATATTCCGTACTATGAAACGAGTGCCAAAGAAGCTGTGAATGTGGAGCTAGCATTCCAGACTATAGCTCGCAATGCTCTCGCTCAGGAGACAGAAGCAGAGTTGTACAACGACTTCCCAGACCACATCAAGCTTAATGCCAATGACAATGGTCGCAATAAGGATGGAGACAACTGTGCCTGCTAG
- the LOC135081408 gene encoding tRNA (adenine(58)-N(1))-methyltransferase non-catalytic subunit TRM6, producing MANEVISIGDFIVLQKQNYKKLFKFNKPSLSITVGRDTINLKGIEGCPYFSTFKMIFSGGKKSKEYVLELTNEVVNLKDEIDIKTSGNDNRNIIDDGQSQKLTAAEIEDLKVDSNKASDIVETLITNSNTFHRKTEFSQEKYLRKKEKKYFEFIRILKPNLRLIAEVMYKLEPAKIQGIRIDTLSQINTLSNIYSEGNYLLYDSGSNGLLAASLMSAIGPQTNGKLIHMHPGNMSQKQALLAMNFKEEQLNRCISVNVYSALRQFYQGCDTNDNSNVESNVLKRKADEEPDHKNKIPRLENTDQDADAISEAVANNSENKPEPKKPKWHFDNIAAASLLHQKVDALVITCKEDPKNIFTELVEFVKPGRPFAIYYAVAEPLQQLYLLLKSQSNVAALKLTCNWMRNYQVLPDRTHPEVMMNSASGFLLTGYVLK from the exons ATGGCTAACGAAGTTATTAGTATTGGGGACTTTATTGTCTTACAAAAACAAAACTACAAAAAGTTGTTCAAGTTTAATAAACCAAGTTTAAGTATTACAGTAGGTCGTGATACCATAAACTTGAAAGGGATAGAAGGATGCCCGTATTTTTCAACATTCAAAATGATATTTTCTGGAGGCAAGAAAAGTAAAGAATATGTATTGGAATTAACTAATGAAGTTGTGAATTTAAAAGATGAAATAGATATTAAAACGTCAGGAAATGATAATCGCAACATTATTGATGATGGACAATCTCAAAAATTGACTGCTGCAGAGATAGAAGATTTGAAAGTGGATTCAAACAAAGCATCAGATATTGTTGAAACATTGATTACAAACTCAAATACTTTTCACAGGAAAACTGAATTTTCTCAGGAGAAATACCTTaggaaaaaggaaaaaaaatattttgagttcATTAGAATTCTGAAACCAAATCTGAGATTAATCGCAGAGGTGATGTATAAGTTAGAACCAGCCAAAATCCAGGGCATTCGTATTGATAcattatcacaaataaatactttatctAACATTTACTCAGAAGGTAATTATCTTCTGtatgattcaggatcaaatggTTTACTAGCTGCATCCTTGATGAGTGCCATCGGTCCCCAAACTAATGGGAAACTCATTCATATGCACCCTGGTAATATGTCACAGAAACAAGCATTGCTGGCAATGAATTTTAAAGAAGAACAACTTAATAGATGCATTTCTGTCAATGTGTATTCGGCTTTGAGACAATTTTACCAAGGCTGTGATACTAATGATAACTCAAATGTTGAatcaaatgttttaaaaagaaaagctGATGAAGAACCAGATCATAAGAATAAGATTCCCCGACTGGAAAACACAGACCAGGATGCAGATGCTATATCAGAAGCTGTAGCCAATAATTCAGAGAATAAGCCAGAACCTAAAAAGCCTAAATGGCACTTTGACAATATAGCTGCTGCTTCACTACTTCATCAAAAGGTGGATGCTTTAGTCATCACCTGTAAAGAAGATCCGAAAAATATTTTCACTGAATTAGTGGAATTTGTAAAACCAGGACGACCATTTGCTATCTATTATGCTGTTGCTGAgccattgcaacaactatatttattgttgaaatcacAAAGTAATGTAGCTGCATTAAAGTTAACATGCAACTGGATGAGGAATTATCAG GTACTACCAGACAGAACACATCCAGAAGTAATGATGAATTCAGCCAGTGGATTTCTTCTAACAGgatatgttttaaaataa